A single window of Acetohalobium arabaticum DSM 5501 DNA harbors:
- a CDS encoding iron-containing alcohol dehydrogenase — translation MKQVYGYFMSPVNLMGAGAVEEIGDQLKKLKGTKALIVTDEDLVELGIVEEVTEHIKKVGIDFVVFDGVQPNPTVSNVEAGLELLEEENCDIVVSVGGGSPHDCAKGIAIVATNGGEITDYEGLDQSTEPMMPLISVNTTAGTASEMTRFAVITDEERQVKMAIADWRVTPNVAINDPLLMMKKPPALTAATGMDALTHAVEAYVSTDATPVTDSAAIKAIELVAENLREAVANGDNFEARDNMAYAEFLAGMAFNNASLGFVHAMAHQLGGFYDLPHGVCNAILLPHVEGFNLIANPGRLADIAETMGENIEELSTRAAADKALEAITTLSKDIGIPQRLSDLEGVKKEDFDTLAENALKDVCSSTNPRKATKEEIIGIFESAY, via the coding sequence ATGAAACAAGTTTATGGTTACTTTATGTCGCCGGTTAATCTAATGGGAGCAGGAGCAGTAGAAGAAATAGGTGATCAACTTAAGAAATTGAAGGGGACAAAGGCTTTAATTGTAACGGATGAAGATTTGGTGGAGTTAGGAATTGTAGAAGAGGTAACGGAGCATATCAAAAAAGTAGGAATAGACTTTGTTGTCTTTGATGGAGTGCAGCCTAATCCTACAGTTAGCAATGTAGAAGCGGGATTGGAACTGCTAGAAGAAGAGAATTGTGATATAGTTGTTTCAGTGGGAGGAGGTAGCCCCCATGATTGTGCTAAAGGTATTGCTATAGTTGCTACTAATGGAGGGGAAATTACTGATTATGAAGGCTTAGACCAGTCAACGGAACCGATGATGCCTTTAATATCTGTTAATACTACTGCTGGAACTGCTAGTGAAATGACCCGGTTTGCTGTTATTACTGATGAAGAGAGACAAGTTAAGATGGCAATTGCTGATTGGAGAGTAACTCCTAATGTAGCGATTAATGATCCATTATTAATGATGAAAAAACCTCCGGCATTAACAGCAGCAACAGGAATGGATGCTCTAACTCATGCAGTTGAGGCTTATGTTTCTACTGATGCTACTCCTGTTACTGATTCGGCAGCGATTAAAGCTATTGAGTTAGTTGCAGAAAATTTAAGGGAAGCTGTAGCAAATGGAGATAATTTTGAAGCTAGAGATAACATGGCTTACGCTGAATTTTTAGCCGGTATGGCTTTTAATAATGCTTCTCTTGGTTTTGTTCATGCTATGGCCCATCAGTTAGGGGGCTTTTATGATTTGCCCCACGGGGTCTGTAATGCGATCTTATTGCCTCATGTAGAAGGATTTAATTTAATTGCTAATCCGGGACGTTTAGCTGATATTGCTGAAACAATGGGAGAAAATATTGAAGAGCTATCGACTAGGGCAGCAGCGGATAAGGCTTTAGAAGCGATTACTACTTTATCTAAAGATATAGGAATTCCACAGAGATTGAGCGATTTAGAAGGAGTCAAGAAAGAAGACTTCGATACTTTAGCTGAAAATGCGCTCAAGGATGTTTGTAGTTCGACTAATCCAAGAAAGGCAACTAAGGAAGAAATTATAGGTATTTTTGAGTCTGCTTATTAA
- the nuoE gene encoding NADH-quinone oxidoreductase subunit NuoE codes for MACQCGEVEENKEEYLQPLKGILKAYAGKKEDLIPVLQAAQQEYGYLPQPVLREISKELDIFFSEVYGVATFYSQFHLEPRGENIIRVCMGTACHVRGGDEILDKVKAELGIDAGETTDDQKFTLESVACIGACGLAPVMTVNDDTHGLLVPDKIPDILDQYR; via the coding sequence ATGGCGTGTCAATGTGGAGAGGTGGAGGAGAATAAAGAAGAGTATCTGCAGCCGTTAAAAGGGATTTTAAAGGCTTATGCTGGCAAGAAGGAAGACTTAATTCCGGTGTTACAGGCGGCCCAACAGGAGTATGGCTATCTGCCCCAACCGGTTTTAAGAGAGATTTCAAAAGAGCTGGATATCTTCTTTAGTGAAGTCTATGGAGTGGCTACTTTTTATTCTCAATTTCATCTAGAGCCTAGAGGCGAGAATATCATTCGAGTCTGTATGGGAACAGCCTGTCATGTGCGCGGCGGAGATGAAATTTTAGATAAGGTTAAAGCGGAGCTGGGCATTGATGCTGGCGAAACAACAGATGACCAGAAATTTACTTTAGAATCAGTAGCCTGTATTGGAGCCTGCGGTCTGGCACCGGTAATGACAGTTAATGATGATACTCATGGACTGTTAGTACCGGATAAGATACCCGATATCTTGGACCAATATAGATAA
- the nuoF gene encoding NADH-quinone oxidoreductase subunit NuoF: protein MKSLEQLNRLQQKAQQDLERVEKRILICGGTGCVSSGSKEIQDELRKELEVNNLKSEVKIVETGCHGFCEKGPIIIIYPEEVFYCEVDPEDIKELVEKQLLEGEVVDRLLYEDPVSKESIPSYREIDFYNEQQQIALTNCGQINPEDIEEYLAVGGYQALGEALTGMKPEEVIDEVKESGLRGRGGGGFPTGLKWQFAQESEGDKKYIICNADEGDPGAFMDRSILEGDPHKVLEGMIIAGYAVGSDEGYIYVRAEYPLAVKRLREAISQAREYGLLGENLFGTEFSFDINIKEGAGAFVCGEETALIASIEGRRGMPQSRPPYPAQEGLWGKPTNINNVETYANISTIITEGAESFSSVGTEESKGTKVFALAGKINNTGLVEVPMGITVEEIIYDIGGGIPGDKDFKAVQIGGPSGGCLPEEKLHLPIDYDSLLEAGAMMGSGGLVVMDEDTCMVDVARYFLDFTVSESCGKCAPCSEGTKRMLDILERITDGNGKQEDLEQLEKLAEVIKDTSLCGLGQTAPNPVLSTLKYFRDEYKAHVKDNKCPAGVCKSLVEYQITDDCQGCTKCVDECPGDAISGEAKEQHTIDEDDCIKCGSCINVCPFDAIVTK, encoded by the coding sequence TTGAAATCACTAGAACAGTTAAACAGGTTACAGCAAAAAGCCCAACAAGATTTAGAAAGAGTAGAGAAACGGATTCTGATCTGTGGTGGGACCGGATGTGTTTCCTCAGGAAGTAAAGAGATTCAAGATGAATTAAGGAAGGAATTAGAAGTTAATAATTTAAAAAGTGAAGTTAAGATAGTAGAAACAGGCTGTCATGGCTTTTGTGAAAAAGGTCCCATAATAATTATTTATCCTGAAGAGGTATTCTATTGTGAAGTAGATCCGGAAGATATAAAAGAGTTAGTAGAAAAACAGCTTCTAGAAGGAGAAGTAGTGGACAGACTATTATATGAGGATCCGGTTAGTAAAGAGAGTATTCCTTCTTACCGCGAGATTGATTTTTATAATGAACAGCAGCAGATAGCATTAACTAACTGCGGTCAGATTAATCCAGAGGATATTGAAGAGTATTTGGCAGTAGGCGGCTATCAGGCCTTAGGAGAGGCTTTAACTGGGATGAAGCCTGAAGAAGTAATTGATGAAGTTAAAGAGTCGGGACTTCGCGGACGAGGCGGCGGAGGATTTCCCACGGGTTTGAAATGGCAGTTTGCCCAGGAGAGTGAGGGAGATAAGAAGTATATTATCTGTAATGCTGACGAAGGCGATCCCGGGGCCTTTATGGATCGAAGTATTCTTGAGGGAGATCCTCATAAAGTACTTGAGGGGATGATTATTGCCGGCTATGCTGTCGGTTCTGATGAAGGCTATATCTATGTTAGAGCCGAATACCCGCTGGCTGTCAAACGCTTAAGAGAGGCTATCAGTCAGGCGCGGGAGTACGGCCTGCTGGGAGAGAATTTATTTGGAACTGAATTTAGTTTTGATATTAATATTAAAGAAGGAGCCGGCGCTTTTGTCTGTGGTGAAGAAACGGCTTTAATAGCTTCGATTGAAGGCAGACGGGGAATGCCCCAGTCGAGACCTCCCTATCCTGCCCAAGAGGGCCTGTGGGGTAAGCCTACCAACATTAATAATGTAGAGACCTATGCCAATATATCGACGATAATTACCGAAGGTGCTGAGAGCTTCAGTTCTGTGGGGACTGAAGAAAGCAAAGGAACTAAAGTATTTGCACTGGCAGGTAAGATCAATAATACAGGTTTAGTTGAAGTGCCGATGGGAATTACAGTGGAAGAGATTATTTATGATATCGGTGGCGGAATCCCCGGTGATAAAGACTTCAAAGCAGTTCAGATCGGCGGTCCTTCTGGAGGATGTCTACCAGAAGAAAAACTACATCTGCCTATTGATTATGATTCTCTGCTTGAAGCCGGAGCAATGATGGGTTCCGGAGGATTAGTTGTTATGGATGAGGATACTTGTATGGTGGATGTAGCCCGGTACTTTTTGGACTTTACAGTATCAGAATCCTGTGGTAAGTGTGCTCCTTGCTCAGAAGGTACTAAACGGATGCTGGATATCTTAGAAAGAATCACTGACGGTAATGGTAAACAAGAAGACCTAGAGCAATTAGAGAAATTAGCTGAAGTGATTAAGGATACTTCATTATGCGGTTTAGGTCAGACTGCGCCTAATCCTGTCTTATCAACACTAAAGTATTTCCGGGATGAATATAAAGCCCATGTAAAAGATAATAAGTGTCCTGCTGGGGTATGTAAGTCATTAGTAGAGTATCAGATTACTGATGATTGTCAGGGATGTACTAAGTGTGTAGATGAATGTCCAGGGGATGCTATTAGTGGAGAGGCTAAAGAGCAGCATACTATAGATGAAGATGACTGTATTAAGTGTGGAAGCTGTATTAATGTTTGTCCTTTTGATGCAATAGTTACTAAATAA
- the cooS gene encoding anaerobic carbon-monoxide dehydrogenase catalytic subunit, which translates to MKEKAKSDGVETVWDRFEEQQPQCGFGQLGLCCRNCNMGPCRIDPFGEGPSKGVCGATAGTIVSRNLIRMTAAGAAAHSDHGRETALVFKEIVEGEVPGYEIKDEAKLNSIASRLGVNTDREIEEVAKDVAEIALEDFGKQDDEVISFANAYAPESLQQVWQELDVAPRNIDREVVEIMHRTHMGVDADPLNLNLQGIRAALGDGWGGSLIGTEFSDVMFGTPEPVESSANLGVLEENKVNVITHGHVPILSEKIVEAAEDEEMIELAKSKGADGIVVAGMCCTGNEIIMRHGIPTAGNFLQQELAITTGAVDAMVVDYQCIMPSLTDVADCYHTKVITTSEKAKLPGAEHIEFDPAKADKIAKQIIKTAIENYPARKEEKIGIPEEKMDGVVGFSVESIVDALGGSLDPLLEAIKEGQIKGIAGIVGCNNPKVEHDEGHVEVAKKLIANDILVVGTGCWSIAAMKDGLFKPEAAELAGDGLQAVCEQLEIPPCLHMGSCVDNTRILVAVSAIAEALGVEPSQLPVAGAAPEWMSEKAVSIGTYFVASGIFTVLGTTPPVLGSNEVVKLLTEDIEEVTGGKFAVESTPNEIADLMLDHIASKRKELLGERG; encoded by the coding sequence ATGAAGGAAAAAGCAAAATCTGATGGAGTAGAGACTGTCTGGGATAGGTTTGAAGAACAACAGCCTCAGTGTGGTTTTGGTCAGCTTGGTTTATGCTGTAGAAACTGTAATATGGGGCCCTGTAGGATCGATCCTTTTGGAGAAGGACCTTCGAAAGGAGTCTGTGGTGCGACAGCAGGGACAATAGTTTCCAGAAACTTAATTAGAATGACTGCTGCTGGGGCAGCGGCTCATAGTGATCACGGTAGAGAAACGGCTTTAGTCTTTAAAGAAATAGTTGAAGGAGAAGTGCCAGGATATGAAATAAAGGACGAAGCTAAGTTAAACTCAATAGCTTCTAGGCTAGGAGTCAATACTGATAGAGAAATTGAAGAGGTTGCTAAAGATGTGGCAGAGATTGCGCTTGAAGATTTTGGGAAACAGGATGATGAGGTTATTTCATTTGCCAATGCTTATGCACCTGAAAGTTTACAGCAAGTCTGGCAAGAGCTTGATGTTGCTCCCAGGAATATAGACCGGGAAGTTGTAGAAATTATGCATAGAACTCATATGGGAGTTGATGCTGATCCGCTTAACTTAAATTTACAGGGCATCAGAGCAGCTCTTGGAGACGGCTGGGGCGGCTCTTTAATTGGTACTGAGTTTTCAGATGTGATGTTTGGAACTCCTGAACCTGTTGAGTCTTCAGCAAATTTAGGTGTGTTAGAGGAAAATAAGGTAAATGTGATTACCCACGGCCATGTTCCGATTCTGTCAGAAAAGATTGTTGAAGCTGCTGAGGATGAAGAAATGATAGAGTTAGCTAAGTCTAAAGGCGCCGATGGAATCGTTGTAGCCGGTATGTGCTGTACAGGAAATGAGATTATAATGAGACACGGCATACCAACAGCCGGTAACTTTCTCCAGCAGGAACTGGCAATAACTACTGGTGCTGTAGATGCTATGGTAGTAGATTATCAGTGTATTATGCCTTCGCTTACAGATGTAGCTGATTGTTATCATACTAAAGTAATTACTACTTCTGAAAAGGCCAAATTACCAGGAGCAGAACATATTGAGTTTGATCCAGCCAAGGCTGATAAGATTGCTAAACAGATTATTAAAACTGCTATTGAAAATTATCCTGCTAGAAAAGAAGAGAAGATAGGAATTCCCGAAGAAAAGATGGATGGAGTTGTAGGCTTCTCTGTTGAATCAATAGTAGATGCCTTAGGCGGTTCATTAGATCCACTTCTTGAGGCAATTAAAGAGGGGCAGATAAAAGGAATAGCAGGTATAGTAGGCTGTAATAATCCTAAGGTAGAACATGATGAAGGACATGTTGAAGTTGCCAAGAAATTAATTGCTAATGATATATTGGTAGTAGGAACAGGATGCTGGTCAATTGCTGCTATGAAAGACGGCCTCTTTAAACCAGAAGCGGCCGAGTTAGCTGGAGATGGTCTGCAGGCAGTCTGTGAGCAGCTTGAAATTCCTCCTTGTTTGCATATGGGAAGCTGTGTGGATAATACCAGAATTCTTGTTGCTGTATCAGCAATAGCAGAAGCGTTAGGTGTTGAACCTTCCCAGTTACCTGTCGCTGGAGCAGCTCCAGAATGGATGAGTGAAAAGGCAGTCTCGATCGGAACTTACTTTGTAGCCTCCGGGATCTTTACTGTGTTAGGCACGACACCTCCTGTATTGGGAAGTAATGAAGTAGTGAAGTTATTAACTGAGGATATAGAAGAAGTAACTGGAGGTAAGTTCGCTGTTGAGAGCACCCCTAATGAAATAGCAGATCTAATGCTTGATCATATTGCAAGCAAGCGGAAAGAACTGCTAGGAGAGAGGGGATAA
- a CDS encoding 4Fe-4S dicluster domain-containing protein, producing the protein MEKIIYVNLDKCLGCHTCEIECAVEDSDSKSLFGAILEDPLPQARVSVEFMEGNNIPWQCRHCDDAPCETVCPTGAIGRENSESPVVIEKDKCIGCKMCLQVCPFGVIERSKAGGVVTKCDLCTDRLEEGAEPACVEGCPTNALEFITTKELAKKRREAAAEGLVAAFQKSESDVKMG; encoded by the coding sequence ATGGAAAAGATAATTTATGTTAATCTAGATAAATGTTTGGGCTGTCATACATGTGAAATAGAATGTGCTGTTGAAGATTCAGACTCGAAGAGTCTCTTTGGAGCTATTCTAGAGGACCCGCTGCCTCAGGCTAGAGTAAGTGTAGAATTCATGGAGGGCAATAATATTCCCTGGCAGTGTCGGCACTGTGATGATGCTCCCTGTGAGACTGTCTGTCCTACTGGAGCTATAGGTAGAGAGAATTCTGAGTCTCCAGTTGTGATAGAGAAGGATAAATGTATAGGATGTAAGATGTGTCTTCAGGTCTGTCCTTTTGGTGTAATAGAGAGAAGTAAAGCCGGTGGTGTGGTAACCAAATGTGATCTTTGTACAGATAGACTAGAGGAGGGAGCAGAACCCGCCTGTGTCGAAGGCTGTCCTACAAATGCATTAGAATTTATAACTACAAAAGAGCTTGCTAAGAAGAGGAGAGAAGCAGCAGCCGAAGGACTTGTAGCTGCTTTTCAAAAAAGTGAGTCTGACGTAAAGATGGGGTAG
- a CDS encoding 2Fe-2S iron-sulfur cluster-binding protein, whose translation MKAIINGRDVELKTEKTILELAEEMDIEIPTLCHHGGLEPYGACRLCIVEIEKNGRRELDTSCTRYVEDGMKIRTETEEIIEKRKVIAELLLARAPESKKLQKKLEDLGVTETEFTARDYDCVLYCGKCVRACKEEVGIGAINFVGRGYETEVDTPFSIDSDVCIGCGACAEVCPTGAIEVDDEGSTRYIRYFNTTLELKECRECGDFFSTERMIERLKAEEEFSSFAEEYFDLCEKCRRNKEMSKFLEVKQ comes from the coding sequence ATGAAAGCAATAATCAATGGTAGAGATGTTGAGCTAAAGACAGAGAAAACCATTCTGGAACTGGCAGAGGAGATGGATATTGAGATTCCAACTCTCTGCCATCATGGCGGTCTAGAGCCTTACGGTGCCTGTAGATTATGCATCGTCGAGATAGAGAAGAACGGTAGAAGAGAGCTGGATACTTCCTGTACTAGATATGTAGAAGACGGTATGAAGATCAGAACAGAGACTGAGGAGATAATAGAAAAGAGGAAAGTTATAGCTGAACTTCTGCTGGCTCGAGCACCGGAATCAAAGAAATTACAAAAGAAACTGGAGGATCTTGGAGTTACAGAAACTGAATTTACAGCCAGAGATTATGATTGTGTTTTATACTGCGGTAAGTGTGTTAGAGCCTGCAAAGAAGAGGTGGGAATCGGTGCAATAAACTTTGTAGGAAGAGGCTATGAAACTGAAGTAGATACGCCTTTTTCTATCGATTCCGATGTCTGTATAGGATGTGGAGCCTGCGCGGAGGTCTGTCCTACAGGGGCTATAGAGGTTGATGATGAAGGTTCAACAAGGTATATTCGGTATTTCAATACCACTCTGGAGTTAAAGGAATGCAGGGAATGTGGAGACTTCTTTAGTACCGAACGAATGATTGAAAGATTAAAAGCAGAAGAAGAGTTTTCAAGTTTTGCTGAAGAATACTTTGATTTATGTGAAAAGTGTAGGAGAAATAAAGAGATGAGTAAATTTTTGGAGGTGAAGCAATGA
- a CDS encoding ArsA-related P-loop ATPase: MKIAVSGKGGVGKTTISAGLARIFSREGEEVIALDTDSSPNLMTALGAKDTSVTPLSEMDELIEEKTGVEPGSGYGQMFRLNFTVDDILDRFGVECDDGVQLLVAGSIRQGGSGCFCPENALIKKLMEHYLKEWDQTLIMDMEAGIEHLGRGTTENVDVLLTVVEPSLRSVKTAARINRLAEDIGIENNVAILNKMKEEREKEIIEDKLDIPLIYTIPYNDSVNKADLKGNSVFNEDEELMNMMAELKQKL; this comes from the coding sequence ATGAAGATTGCCGTTTCAGGAAAAGGGGGAGTAGGTAAGACTACTATCTCTGCCGGACTGGCCAGAATCTTTTCCCGTGAAGGGGAAGAAGTTATTGCTCTGGATACAGATTCTTCTCCAAACTTGATGACTGCTTTGGGAGCTAAAGATACTTCTGTTACTCCATTATCAGAGATGGATGAGCTGATAGAAGAAAAGACCGGGGTAGAGCCAGGCAGTGGATACGGCCAGATGTTTAGGCTAAACTTTACAGTAGATGATATTCTGGATAGATTCGGTGTTGAATGTGATGATGGAGTGCAGCTATTAGTGGCTGGCTCGATTAGACAGGGAGGAAGCGGCTGTTTCTGTCCTGAGAATGCACTTATAAAGAAGTTGATGGAACATTATTTAAAAGAATGGGACCAGACTTTAATAATGGATATGGAAGCCGGAATTGAACATTTAGGAAGAGGAACTACCGAAAATGTAGATGTTTTACTGACAGTTGTAGAGCCGAGTCTGCGTTCAGTTAAGACAGCGGCTAGAATAAATAGACTGGCTGAGGATATAGGTATAGAGAATAATGTAGCTATTTTAAATAAAATGAAAGAAGAAAGAGAAAAAGAGATTATTGAAGATAAGCTGGATATTCCTCTTATATATACTATTCCTTATAATGATAGTGTTAACAAAGCTGACTTGAAGGGGAATTCTGTGTTTAATGAAGATGAAGAATTAATGAATATGATGGCAGAATTAAAACAGAAATTGTAA
- a CDS encoding GrdX family protein → MAQYLIVTDNPLVKENVELDINYCESLDEVMITTRDLVHSRYKLITHPLSGSVKPVQSPYKSIILQKIKNNKLNYKSLRIIESAITKVEQFKKNYTDRDYPKEVLKDYQTIDFSLLQSGLEKI, encoded by the coding sequence ATGGCCCAATATCTAATAGTTACAGATAATCCTTTAGTCAAAGAAAATGTAGAATTAGACATTAACTATTGTGAAAGTTTAGACGAAGTAATGATAACAACCAGGGATTTAGTCCATTCAAGATATAAATTGATAACTCATCCGTTAAGTGGAAGTGTAAAGCCGGTACAGAGTCCTTATAAATCAATCATTTTACAGAAAATTAAGAATAATAAGTTAAATTATAAATCCTTAAGAATAATAGAGTCTGCTATAACAAAAGTTGAACAATTTAAAAAGAATTATACTGACAGAGATTATCCTAAGGAAGTACTTAAGGACTATCAAACCATAGATTTTAGTTTGCTACAGAGTGGACTAGAAAAAATCTAG
- a CDS encoding glycine/sarcosine/betaine reductase component B subunit translates to MKLELGKIQINDVKFGSTTEVNSGLLTVNKDKLVEEIIDDNQIKSLDVELAKPGDSIRIIPVKDVVEPRVKVEGAGGIFPGIIAEEDMVGSGRTHALKGVGVVTTGKIVGFQEGIIDMSGPGAEYTPFSKLNNIVITCEVASDIEQHEHEEIVRMTGLKAANYIGKVAQDLEPDEIEEFESKPIPEAVAEYPDLPKVGYIYMLQTQGLLHDTYVYGVDAKEILPTLVSPTEVMDGAIISGNCVSACDKNVTYVHQNNPIIEDLYKHHGTEYNFLGAIITNENVTLSDKKRSSNYTAKLAEQLGLDAAIISQEGFGNPDADLIMNCVKLEEKGIKTVLTTDEYAGRDGASQSLADADPKADAVVTAGNANETVTLPAMERIIGHQKVADVIAGGFDGSLHQDGSITVELQAITGATNELGFGNLTAREY, encoded by the coding sequence ATGAAGTTAGAATTAGGAAAGATTCAGATTAATGATGTTAAGTTTGGCTCGACGACAGAAGTTAATAGTGGATTGCTAACAGTTAATAAGGATAAGTTGGTTGAAGAGATAATTGATGACAATCAAATTAAATCTTTAGATGTTGAATTAGCTAAACCAGGTGATAGCATCAGAATTATTCCGGTTAAAGATGTAGTTGAACCTAGAGTTAAGGTTGAAGGAGCTGGAGGTATTTTTCCTGGAATTATCGCTGAGGAAGATATGGTAGGTTCAGGAAGAACTCATGCTTTAAAGGGAGTTGGAGTAGTGACGACAGGTAAAATAGTAGGTTTCCAGGAAGGGATTATTGACATGTCCGGTCCTGGTGCTGAGTATACTCCATTTTCTAAATTAAATAACATTGTAATTACTTGTGAAGTAGCTAGCGATATAGAGCAGCATGAACATGAAGAAATTGTGAGAATGACAGGGCTTAAAGCTGCAAATTATATTGGAAAAGTAGCTCAGGATTTGGAACCTGATGAAATAGAGGAGTTTGAAAGCAAGCCGATACCTGAAGCTGTTGCAGAATATCCTGATTTACCGAAAGTGGGTTATATTTATATGTTACAGACCCAGGGGCTGTTACATGATACTTATGTGTATGGAGTAGATGCTAAAGAAATTTTACCGACATTAGTCTCTCCAACTGAAGTAATGGATGGAGCCATTATAAGTGGTAACTGTGTCTCTGCCTGTGATAAGAATGTTACTTATGTACATCAGAATAATCCGATTATTGAGGATTTATATAAACATCACGGAACAGAATATAACTTTCTGGGAGCCATAATTACTAATGAAAATGTAACATTAAGTGATAAAAAAAGATCATCAAATTATACTGCTAAATTAGCAGAACAATTAGGATTGGATGCAGCTATTATTTCACAGGAAGGCTTTGGTAATCCTGATGCTGATTTGATTATGAACTGTGTTAAGTTAGAGGAAAAAGGAATTAAGACAGTTCTTACAACTGATGAGTATGCAGGAAGAGATGGTGCTTCACAATCACTAGCAGATGCTGATCCGAAGGCGGATGCAGTAGTCACGGCTGGTAATGCTAATGAAACAGTTACTTTACCGGCTATGGAAAGGATAATTGGACATCAGAAAGTTGCTGATGTAATTGCAGGAGGCTTTGATGGCAGTTTGCATCAAGATGGTAGTATTACAGTAGAGTTACAGGCCATTACTGGAGCTACTAATGAGCTTGGGTTTGGCAATTTAACCGCTAGAGAATATTAA
- the grdB gene encoding glycine reductase complex selenoprotein B, which yields MSLRIVHYINQFFGQIGGEEKADIPPKTEEGPVGPGNGINAGLKEIGEIVKTIICGDDYFNEHTEDAKVEIKKVLEDVEPDLVLAGPAFNAGRYGMACGGVAELACDELDIPVISAMYPENPGYEMYKNYAYVIKTSDSAAGMREAIPNLIKLIKSYNKKDGKLGRPEEEGYMTRNLRKNIFAEKRGSTRAVEMLVKKINGEEFETEYPMPDFDRVDPVDPIEDLANTKVALVTSGGIVPEGNPDRIESSSASKYGEYKITETGETAHGGYDPVYANEDPNRVLPVDVMRDLENEGAIGELHEFYYSTVGNGTAVANAKAYAEEIAEKLINDGVQAVILTSTUGTCTRCGATMVKEIEKAGLPVIHVATVVPISKTVGANRIVPAAAIPHPLGDPEKSLEEEKQIRREIVDKCLQALQTEIDDQTVFSYVKGC from the coding sequence ATGTCCTTACGTATAGTACATTATATAAATCAGTTTTTTGGTCAAATTGGTGGAGAAGAAAAAGCAGATATTCCACCAAAGACTGAAGAGGGGCCGGTAGGACCTGGTAATGGGATTAATGCAGGACTAAAGGAGATCGGTGAAATTGTTAAAACAATTATCTGTGGAGATGACTATTTTAATGAACATACTGAAGATGCTAAAGTAGAAATCAAGAAAGTATTAGAGGATGTAGAACCGGATTTAGTCCTTGCCGGTCCTGCTTTTAATGCTGGTCGCTATGGTATGGCCTGTGGTGGTGTGGCAGAGTTGGCCTGTGATGAGCTAGATATTCCAGTGATTTCTGCTATGTATCCTGAGAATCCAGGTTATGAAATGTATAAAAATTACGCTTATGTGATTAAGACTTCAGATTCTGCTGCTGGTATGAGAGAAGCAATTCCAAATCTAATAAAATTAATTAAAAGTTATAATAAGAAAGATGGAAAACTAGGGCGACCAGAAGAAGAAGGATATATGACGCGTAATTTAAGAAAAAATATATTTGCAGAGAAAAGAGGTTCTACTAGAGCAGTAGAGATGTTAGTTAAGAAAATTAATGGGGAAGAGTTTGAAACTGAATATCCAATGCCTGACTTCGATCGGGTAGATCCTGTCGATCCAATAGAAGACTTAGCTAATACTAAAGTAGCTTTAGTTACTTCTGGTGGAATTGTTCCAGAAGGCAATCCAGATAGAATAGAGTCTTCAAGTGCTTCTAAGTATGGGGAATATAAGATTACGGAAACTGGTGAAACTGCTCATGGCGGTTATGATCCTGTATATGCCAATGAAGATCCTAATCGAGTTCTACCGGTTGATGTAATGCGTGATTTAGAGAATGAGGGAGCGATTGGGGAGTTACATGAATTTTATTACAGTACTGTAGGTAATGGAACTGCCGTAGCTAATGCTAAAGCCTATGCTGAAGAGATTGCTGAAAAGTTAATTAATGATGGAGTTCAGGCAGTTATCTTAACTTCTACTTGAGGAACCTGTACTCGTTGCGGTGCAACGATGGTAAAAGAGATTGAAAAAGCAGGCCTTCCAGTCATACATGTGGCAACAGTAGTTCCGATTTCCAAAACTGTTGGAGCAAATAGAATAGTTCCTGCAGCTGCTATTCCTCATCCTCTAGGAGATCCTGAGAAGAGTCTAGAAGAAGAAAAACAGATTCGTAGAGAAATAGTAGATAAGTGCCTTCAAGCTTTACAGACCGAGATTGATGATCAGACTGTTTTTAGTTATGTTAAAGGGTGCTAG